In a genomic window of Plutella xylostella chromosome 16, ilPluXylo3.1, whole genome shotgun sequence:
- the LOC105388691 gene encoding E3 ubiquitin-protein ligase siah-1: MGSDQSTSAQRNPEPPRPAPPVRESENRSEQSRPQHQINIIFRDERLADNNGNRNLYPSLDGITAEVQSSNPGPRIAVESAQSQSVLISRSSRNAPASQASNPGPHRAVESVLSQGVLTSIQSRNAPNSEFDIVDYNAAPERMPTPSAPPEPCEQSHGRSRSGQRAPHRARVSRDIACPTCDEQYGVDIFQCARGHSACASCRARGVRCALCRQPLTDTRNYALQDLLANVCVHFILLITCCARELGQ, encoded by the exons ATGGGGTCCGACCAGTCGACCTCTGCACAACGGAATCCGGAGCCTCCACGCCCTGCTCCGCCAGTTCG GGAATCAGAAAATCGAAGTGAACAATCCAGACCACAGCATCA gatcaatattattttcagaGACGAAAGACTTGCTGATAATAATGGAAACCGGAATCTGTACCCCAGCCTCGACGGCATAACAGCTGAAGTGCAAtcatcgaacccgggacctcgcATAGCTGTTGAGTCTGCTCAGAGCCAGTCGGTGCTGATCTCCCGGTCATCACGCAATGCACCGGCCTCTCAAgcatcgaacccgggacctcacAGAGCAGTAGAGTCCGTTCTATCCCAAGGGGTATTGACTTCTATACAATCACGCAATGCGCCAAACTCTGAGTTTGATATTGTTGACTACAA CGCCGCCCCTGAGCGAATGCCGACGCCCTCTGCCCCTCCGGAGCCCTGCGAGCAGTCTCATGGCAG ATCACGGTCAGGGCAAAGAGCTCCGCACAGGGCCAGAGTGTCCAGAGACATCGCCTGCCCGACGTGCGACGAACAGTACGGCGTGGATATATTCCAG TGCGCGCGCGGCCACAGCGCATGCGCGTCATGCCGGGCGCGCGGGGTGCGCTGCGCGCTCTGCCGGCAGCCGCTCACCGACACCAGGAACTACGCTCTACAGGACCTCCTGGCCAACGTATGTgttcatttcatattattaataacttgctgtgcccgcgagctaGGCCAGTGA